Proteins encoded together in one Catellatospora citrea window:
- a CDS encoding PLP-dependent aminotransferase family protein encodes MSESSTYDGLIATLRALLSTMAPGERLPSSRDLVEQHRISPATVARAIALLAAEGAVVTRPGSGTYVAPRPRQPAARADTGWQTVALTDRTVDTRSVIDDLGPPPEGTIRFDGGYPHDSLRPTAALGAALSRAGRRPGAWDRAPAAGLATLRSLFATSAGGTVTADDVLVTAGGQSALSMALRAVAAPGSPILVESPTYPGVVAAARAAGLRPVPVPVDGDGLRPGLLSDAFAMTGARVLYCQPNFHNPTGAVLPPQRRREIVDIARAAGAFVIEDDFSRFLTHGRTVPAPLAADDRDGTVVHVTSLTKPAAPSLRIGAIVARGPVMARIRAVRLVDDAFIARPLQEAAVELLTSPAWDRHLRGLAAALRDRCRVLADALGRERPEWTVTLPEGGLHLWAALPAGSSEQRLALAARKLGVAVNPGRKFFAAEPPGAFVRLSFAAAADTAELVTGARLLAQADA; translated from the coding sequence ATGTCGGAGAGTAGCACTTACGACGGCCTGATCGCGACACTGCGCGCCCTGCTGTCCACCATGGCCCCCGGCGAACGGTTGCCGAGCAGCCGAGATCTCGTGGAACAGCACCGGATCAGCCCGGCGACCGTCGCCCGCGCGATAGCGCTTCTCGCCGCCGAGGGTGCCGTAGTGACCCGGCCGGGCAGTGGCACCTACGTCGCGCCCCGGCCGCGGCAGCCCGCCGCCCGCGCCGACACCGGCTGGCAGACGGTGGCGCTCACCGACCGGACCGTGGACACCCGATCCGTCATCGACGACCTCGGCCCGCCGCCGGAGGGCACGATCCGCTTCGACGGCGGTTACCCGCACGACTCGCTGCGGCCGACCGCGGCGCTGGGCGCGGCGCTGAGCCGCGCCGGCCGCCGCCCCGGCGCGTGGGACCGCGCCCCGGCGGCCGGGCTCGCCACGCTGCGCAGCCTGTTCGCGACCAGCGCCGGCGGCACCGTCACCGCGGACGACGTCCTGGTCACCGCGGGTGGGCAGAGCGCGCTGTCGATGGCGCTGCGGGCGGTCGCCGCACCAGGCAGCCCCATCCTGGTCGAGTCGCCGACCTATCCCGGTGTCGTCGCCGCGGCCCGCGCGGCCGGGCTGCGGCCCGTCCCCGTGCCCGTGGACGGCGACGGGCTGCGGCCCGGCCTGCTCTCCGACGCGTTCGCGATGACCGGCGCGCGGGTCCTCTACTGCCAGCCCAACTTCCACAACCCGACCGGCGCGGTGCTGCCGCCGCAGCGCCGCCGCGAGATCGTCGACATCGCCCGCGCCGCCGGGGCGTTCGTGATCGAGGACGACTTCAGCCGGTTCCTCACGCACGGCCGCACCGTGCCCGCGCCCCTGGCCGCCGACGACCGCGACGGCACCGTCGTGCACGTGACCTCGCTGACCAAACCCGCCGCGCCCAGCCTGCGCATCGGGGCGATCGTCGCGCGTGGCCCGGTGATGGCCCGCATCCGCGCGGTACGGCTGGTCGACGACGCGTTCATCGCCCGGCCCCTGCAGGAGGCCGCGGTCGAACTGCTCACCTCCCCGGCCTGGGACCGCCACCTGCGCGGCCTCGCCGCCGCGCTGCGGGACCGCTGCCGGGTGCTGGCCGACGCCCTCGGCCGCGAGCGCCCGGAATGGACCGTGACGCTCCCGGAGGGCGGGCTGCACCTGTGGGCTGCCCTACCGGCCGGGAGCAGCGAGCAGCGGCTCGCCCTGGCCGCGCGGAAACTCGGGGTCGCCGTCAATCCCGGCCGCAAGTTCTTCGCCGCCGAGCCGCCGGGCGCGTTCGTGCGGCTGTCCTTCGCCGCGGCCGCCGACACCGCCGAACTGGTCACCGGGGCGCGCCTGCTGGCGCAGGCCGACGCCTGA
- a CDS encoding HSP90 family protein: protein MSYTFHVDLRGIVDLLSHHLYASPRVYVRELMQNAVDAITAVRTTRPEHAGSIEISTPREPGQPLTITDNGIGLTEPQVHELLATIGRSSKRDDLGFARHEFLGQFGIGLLSCFLVADTIEVRTRCGDQPTVEWLGSSDGSYRVRVLDGADALAEPGTVVTLQPRHGAQEWLLPQTVRELAGLYGSMLPIGVRVDGEPVSTGLAPWETGDGEARVARRARLLSYAEDAFGFTPFDVIDLHVAEAGLRGVAFVLPMPSNPAARVAHRVYLKQMLLSESVEGLLPEWAFFVRCVIDTTELRPTASREALYDDALLAQVRESLGDQLRGWMTRLGAVDEAKLQHFLRIHHLGVKALAVHDDDMLRLVEQWWPFETTVGPMTLAQFRDTYGVVRFVPSLDEFRQIAAVASAQGLAVVNGGYVYDAELLSRLPALDEKITIEALSASDLSTRLEELAPDEELRLRAFLVGAQRALDRFGVEVLIRAFDPAGLPALYLLDGDTALHLDMQRGQEDVDDVWASILGSFTAGRTDRPQLVLNHRNPLIRQAGTVTDPDLTVLVMEGLYVQALLLGRQPLRPVDTAALNQSFLGLLGRAMHGGAA, encoded by the coding sequence GTGTCGTACACCTTCCATGTCGACCTGCGCGGCATCGTCGACCTGCTGAGCCACCATCTCTACGCCAGCCCCCGGGTCTACGTCCGGGAGCTGATGCAGAACGCCGTCGACGCGATCACCGCGGTGCGGACGACCCGGCCCGAGCACGCCGGCTCGATCGAGATCAGCACGCCGCGGGAGCCGGGGCAGCCACTGACCATCACCGACAACGGCATCGGCCTGACCGAGCCGCAGGTGCACGAGCTGCTGGCCACCATCGGCCGCAGTTCCAAGCGCGACGATCTGGGCTTCGCCCGGCACGAGTTCCTGGGCCAGTTCGGCATCGGCCTGCTGTCGTGCTTCCTGGTCGCCGACACGATCGAGGTCCGCACCCGGTGCGGCGACCAGCCCACGGTGGAGTGGCTGGGCTCGTCCGACGGCAGCTACCGGGTGCGCGTGCTCGACGGCGCCGACGCGCTGGCCGAGCCGGGGACCGTGGTGACGCTGCAGCCGCGCCACGGCGCGCAGGAGTGGCTGCTGCCGCAGACCGTACGCGAGCTGGCCGGGCTGTACGGGTCGATGCTGCCGATCGGGGTGCGCGTCGACGGCGAGCCGGTCAGCACCGGGCTCGCCCCGTGGGAGACCGGCGACGGCGAGGCGCGGGTGGCGCGCCGGGCGCGGCTGCTGTCGTACGCCGAGGACGCCTTCGGGTTCACCCCGTTCGACGTGATCGACCTGCACGTGGCCGAGGCGGGACTGCGCGGGGTGGCGTTCGTGCTGCCCATGCCGTCGAACCCGGCCGCCCGGGTGGCGCACCGGGTCTACCTCAAGCAGATGCTGCTCAGCGAGAGCGTGGAGGGCCTGCTGCCGGAGTGGGCGTTCTTCGTGCGCTGCGTCATCGACACCACCGAGCTGCGCCCGACCGCCAGCCGCGAGGCGCTGTACGACGACGCGCTGCTGGCCCAGGTGCGCGAGTCGCTGGGCGACCAGCTGCGCGGCTGGATGACCCGGCTCGGCGCGGTGGACGAGGCGAAGCTGCAGCACTTCCTGCGCATCCACCACCTCGGGGTGAAGGCGCTGGCGGTGCACGACGACGACATGCTGCGCCTGGTCGAGCAGTGGTGGCCGTTCGAGACCACGGTCGGACCGATGACGCTGGCCCAGTTCCGCGACACGTACGGCGTGGTGCGGTTCGTGCCGTCGCTGGACGAGTTCCGCCAGATCGCCGCGGTGGCCTCGGCGCAGGGCCTGGCCGTCGTCAACGGCGGGTACGTGTACGACGCCGAGCTGCTGTCGCGGCTGCCCGCCCTCGACGAGAAGATCACCATCGAGGCGCTGTCCGCCAGCGACCTGTCGACCCGGCTGGAGGAGCTCGCCCCGGACGAGGAGCTGCGGCTGCGTGCGTTCCTGGTCGGGGCGCAGCGGGCGCTGGACCGGTTCGGCGTGGAGGTGCTGATCCGCGCCTTCGATCCGGCCGGCCTGCCCGCGCTGTACCTGCTCGACGGCGACACCGCGCTGCACCTGGACATGCAGCGCGGCCAGGAGGACGTCGACGACGTGTGGGCCTCGATCCTGGGCTCGTTCACCGCCGGGCGCACCGACCGGCCGCAGCTGGTGCTCAACCACCGCAACCCGCTGATCCGCCAGGCCGGCACGGTCACCGACCCGGACCTGACGGTGCTGGTCATGGAGGGCCTCTACGTGCAGGCGCTGCTGCTGGGCCGCCAGCCGCTGCGACCGGTCGACACCGCCGCGCTCAACCAGTCGTTCCTCGGCCTGCTCGGCCGCGCCATGCACGGAGGAGCCGCCTGA
- a CDS encoding LacI family DNA-binding transcriptional regulator, producing the protein MAVSLKDIAKRAGVSQATVSNVVNGYRPVGEATRARVQEAIDELGYTPNLSARHLRRGRTGIIALAIPELNNPYFAELAAAAIRAATERGYTLLLDYTDGDRDKELLVADGFRAQIIDGLILSAVHLTRDDIAGRTSETPMVLVGEAIYHAPYDHVVIDNLAASREAMRHLIALGRRRIAFIGAHIEADRAPSLLRLRGYTEALAAAGLPFDPDLTVTTSGFGRGDGAAGMRALLTLAQPPDAVFAFNDLIALGAIRALHDHGLRVPDDVSVIGIDDVEEGRFSIPTLTTISPDKEMIGRLAVEKLLDRIEGRPAGPPAAFQPPFRLVVRESAPSTVPRQASSSSSSS; encoded by the coding sequence ATGGCGGTCAGTCTCAAGGACATCGCCAAGCGGGCCGGTGTGTCGCAGGCGACGGTGTCCAATGTCGTCAACGGTTACCGGCCCGTCGGCGAGGCCACCCGGGCGCGGGTGCAGGAGGCGATCGACGAGCTGGGGTACACGCCCAACCTCAGCGCCCGGCACCTGCGGCGGGGCCGCACCGGCATCATCGCGCTGGCCATCCCCGAGCTGAACAACCCGTACTTCGCGGAGCTGGCCGCCGCGGCGATCCGGGCCGCGACCGAGCGCGGGTACACCCTGCTGCTCGACTACACCGACGGTGACCGGGACAAGGAGCTGCTGGTCGCCGACGGGTTCCGGGCCCAGATCATCGACGGCCTGATCCTGTCCGCGGTGCACCTCACCCGCGACGACATCGCCGGCCGCACCAGCGAGACCCCGATGGTGCTGGTCGGCGAGGCGATCTACCACGCGCCGTACGACCACGTGGTCATCGACAACCTCGCCGCCAGCCGGGAGGCCATGCGGCACCTGATCGCCCTCGGCCGGCGGCGGATCGCGTTCATCGGCGCGCACATCGAGGCCGACCGGGCCCCCTCGCTGCTGCGGCTGCGCGGCTACACCGAGGCGCTGGCAGCCGCCGGGCTGCCGTTCGACCCTGACCTCACCGTCACCACCAGCGGCTTCGGCCGGGGTGACGGCGCGGCGGGCATGCGGGCGCTGCTGACGCTGGCGCAGCCACCGGACGCGGTGTTCGCGTTCAACGACCTGATCGCGCTGGGGGCGATCAGGGCCCTGCACGACCACGGGCTGCGGGTGCCCGACGACGTGTCCGTGATCGGGATCGACGACGTGGAGGAGGGCCGGTTCAGCATCCCGACCCTCACCACGATCTCGCCGGACAAGGAGATGATCGGACGGCTCGCGGTGGAGAAGCTCCTCGACCGCATCGAGGGCCGCCCGGCCGGCCCGCCCGCCGCGTTCCAGCCCCCGTTCCGGCTGGTCGTCCGGGAGTCGGCACCGTCCACCGTGCCGCGTCAGGCGTCCTCGTCCTCCTCGTCGTCGTAG
- a CDS encoding ankyrin repeat domain-containing protein yields the protein MGQVWDGLRGPLLLHHHLAPSAVAECTRLRESGDWAGACRAAGLTPAVDLIEVEVAYGAPAARRIAAALAQLAPDLLRTYLRTDFHRWPSWPRYVVLTELAATPAGFEIAPVRLPDGPVLVLTPPESPQERRGVHLAVTTPDRLQRYWRALPNWCWRADAVTARAEAYASGQPQAESDLAVLRSGAVTVHDLHPLVFAALRPGAVQTPAESGWEFPAVRVRCAGVWHEMQVRAGGLAATAHTDAEIDRELALGALGGPVQGCAAALRSWRTGYGRLPKGLRGQRDRLFGLARAGRTDLVVSMLDAGFDPAVVGPGGVTLLHLLAELDHRRLLPRLLAAGLPLNGRDKEGATPLHHAERALADDVVAALHEAGADPGLTDQAGRLPAALRPEPRYELVAEVRATPLPSFFRRLRALYRARRDAARPTGAGASDATGVS from the coding sequence ATGGGGCAGGTGTGGGACGGCCTGCGCGGTCCGTTGCTGCTGCACCATCATCTGGCCCCGTCGGCGGTCGCCGAGTGCACCCGGCTGCGGGAGTCCGGCGACTGGGCGGGCGCCTGCCGCGCGGCCGGGCTGACCCCCGCCGTCGACCTGATCGAGGTCGAGGTCGCCTACGGTGCGCCGGCCGCGCGCCGGATCGCGGCCGCGCTGGCCCAGCTCGCGCCGGACCTGCTGCGCACCTACCTACGCACCGACTTCCACCGCTGGCCCTCCTGGCCCCGGTATGTCGTGCTGACCGAACTCGCCGCCACCCCGGCCGGATTCGAGATCGCGCCGGTGCGGTTGCCTGACGGGCCGGTGCTCGTGCTCACCCCGCCGGAGTCGCCGCAGGAACGGCGCGGCGTGCACCTGGCCGTCACCACCCCGGACCGCCTGCAGCGCTATTGGCGGGCGCTGCCGAACTGGTGCTGGCGTGCGGACGCGGTCACGGCCCGTGCCGAGGCGTACGCGAGCGGGCAGCCGCAGGCCGAAAGCGACCTGGCCGTCCTGCGCTCGGGTGCGGTGACCGTCCATGACCTGCACCCGCTCGTCTTCGCGGCGCTGCGTCCCGGTGCGGTCCAGACACCCGCCGAGTCGGGCTGGGAGTTCCCCGCGGTGCGGGTGCGCTGCGCGGGGGTGTGGCACGAGATGCAGGTGCGGGCGGGCGGCCTGGCGGCGACGGCGCACACCGACGCGGAGATCGACCGGGAGCTGGCGCTCGGGGCGCTGGGCGGTCCCGTGCAGGGTTGTGCGGCGGCGCTGCGCAGCTGGCGGACCGGATACGGCCGCCTGCCCAAGGGCCTGCGCGGACAGCGGGACCGGCTGTTCGGGCTGGCGCGGGCGGGCCGCACCGACCTGGTCGTGTCGATGCTGGACGCCGGATTCGACCCGGCCGTGGTCGGCCCCGGCGGGGTGACCCTGCTGCACCTGCTGGCCGAGCTCGACCACCGGCGGCTGCTGCCCCGGCTGCTGGCCGCCGGGCTGCCTCTGAACGGCCGGGACAAGGAGGGCGCGACGCCGCTGCACCACGCCGAGCGTGCGCTGGCCGACGACGTGGTCGCGGCCCTGCACGAGGCGGGCGCCGATCCGGGCCTGACCGACCAGGCCGGGCGGCTGCCCGCGGCCCTGCGCCCGGAGCCGCGGTACGAGCTGGTGGCGGAGGTGCGCGCGACGCCGTTGCCGTCGTTCTTCCGCAGGCTGCGCGCGCTGTACCGGGCCCGCCGTGACGCGGCGCGGCCGACCGGCGCCGGCGCATCCGATGCCACCGGTGTGTCCTGA
- a CDS encoding DUF4142 domain-containing protein, whose amino-acid sequence MNRSRGLFVVFAAVVFTLGAAAPAAAVPSPQDASFLIGIHQANLYEIAAGNLAAQKGASEEVRRLGQQIAADHTQFDAAVVAVADQVKVTLPAKPAQEQQDVLKELAAMPTGPSFDQMWITREIETQGESLQSARTELNFGFDPRVKELARQADDMLITHVTDLNRAAADVNAG is encoded by the coding sequence ATGAACCGGAGCAGAGGGCTGTTCGTCGTGTTCGCCGCGGTGGTGTTCACGCTTGGCGCGGCCGCGCCGGCCGCCGCGGTGCCGTCGCCGCAGGACGCCTCCTTCCTGATCGGCATCCACCAGGCCAACCTCTACGAGATCGCGGCCGGCAACCTGGCCGCGCAGAAGGGCGCCTCCGAGGAGGTACGGCGGCTGGGGCAGCAGATCGCCGCCGACCACACGCAGTTCGACGCCGCGGTGGTGGCGGTCGCCGACCAGGTGAAGGTGACCCTGCCCGCCAAGCCCGCCCAGGAGCAGCAGGACGTGCTGAAGGAGCTGGCCGCGATGCCGACCGGACCCTCCTTCGACCAGATGTGGATCACGCGGGAGATCGAGACGCAGGGCGAGAGCCTGCAGTCGGCCCGCACCGAACTGAACTTCGGCTTCGACCCGCGGGTGAAGGAGCTGGCCCGCCAGGCCGACGACATGCTCATCACGCACGTCACCGACCTCAACCGCGCCGCCGCGGACGTGAACGCGGGCTGA
- a CDS encoding VOC family protein, giving the protein MLAELQCVVLDCRDPKRLAEFYRSLLGGVVNQPDRRWSLGDDWSTLHAANGLVLAFQRVAEYQAPQWPDPSKPQQFHLDFGVPDLDAAEEEVLACGATVLDAGSPGQSWRVYADPAGHPFCLVRH; this is encoded by the coding sequence ATGCTGGCCGAACTGCAGTGCGTGGTGCTGGACTGTCGTGACCCGAAACGGCTCGCCGAGTTCTACCGGTCGCTGCTCGGCGGTGTCGTCAACCAGCCGGACCGGCGCTGGTCGCTCGGCGACGACTGGTCGACGCTGCACGCCGCCAACGGCCTGGTGCTCGCGTTCCAGCGCGTCGCGGAGTATCAAGCGCCGCAGTGGCCGGACCCCAGCAAGCCGCAGCAGTTCCACCTCGACTTCGGCGTGCCGGACCTGGACGCCGCCGAGGAGGAGGTGCTGGCCTGCGGCGCGACCGTGCTCGACGCGGGCTCGCCGGGCCAGAGCTGGCGGGTGTACGCCGACCCGGCCGGCCACCCGTTCTGCCTCGTCCGGCACTGA
- a CDS encoding alkaline phosphatase D family protein, which produces MALHRRQLLQAAVGAGALGAAWPLARDLGPQAAYAAAAALGASWDPAPFTLGVGSGDPLPTSVVLWTRLAPDPLADVQPLPDIVQVDWSVATDAAMSDVVASGSVAASVLLGHSLHVVVDGLTPGQRYHYRFRALGQYSRVGRTRTAPVGPVNLVRFASLNCQNYQSGEYPGMRDIAADANLDFVVHLGDYVYEGSELGTAYTLADYRKLHALYKGDPLLRDVHAAHPFYLTWDDHEVVNDYSGSRGAASFVARRSAAYQGWYEHLPLRLEGSDTPLPDPRIYRHRQWGDLLELVILDLRQYRTEQNLTGGSILGATQKQWVKDRVAQRSGGWHCWVNSIFLSQQRNPDGGFMFTDQWDGFRAERTELLTYAQQQGIADFVTITGDWHSAFVQDVRPDFDNLSAPVIGTEFVAHSTTSGAYSASWNATNGPRLGQVNPHLQYFEGNRYGYDLYEVTPQRWTTRLRVVSDRANPNATVSTLTSWHVDRGRAGAYEDPATKGSAAQYRRNP; this is translated from the coding sequence ATGGCCCTGCACCGCCGCCAACTCCTGCAGGCCGCCGTCGGTGCGGGCGCGCTCGGCGCGGCCTGGCCGCTCGCCCGGGACCTCGGCCCGCAGGCCGCCTACGCCGCCGCGGCGGCCCTGGGCGCGAGCTGGGACCCGGCCCCGTTCACCCTCGGCGTCGGCTCCGGCGACCCGCTGCCGACCAGTGTCGTGCTGTGGACCCGGCTGGCCCCGGACCCGCTCGCCGACGTGCAGCCGCTGCCCGACATCGTGCAGGTCGACTGGAGCGTCGCCACCGACGCCGCGATGAGCGACGTGGTCGCGTCCGGCTCGGTCGCCGCGTCGGTGCTGCTCGGGCACAGCCTGCACGTCGTCGTCGACGGGCTGACCCCCGGGCAGCGCTACCACTACCGGTTCCGGGCGCTGGGCCAGTACAGCCGGGTCGGGCGCACCAGGACCGCACCGGTCGGCCCGGTGAACCTGGTCCGGTTCGCGTCGCTGAACTGCCAGAACTACCAGTCGGGCGAGTACCCGGGCATGCGCGACATCGCCGCGGACGCCAACCTCGACTTCGTCGTGCATCTCGGCGACTACGTGTACGAGGGCTCGGAGCTGGGCACCGCGTACACCCTGGCCGACTACCGCAAGCTGCACGCCCTCTACAAGGGCGACCCGCTGCTGCGCGACGTGCACGCCGCGCACCCGTTCTACCTGACCTGGGACGACCACGAGGTCGTCAACGACTACTCCGGCTCGCGCGGCGCGGCGAGCTTCGTGGCCCGTCGCTCGGCCGCCTACCAGGGCTGGTACGAGCACCTGCCGCTGCGGCTGGAGGGCTCCGACACCCCGCTGCCCGACCCGCGCATCTACCGCCACCGGCAGTGGGGCGACCTGCTGGAGCTGGTCATCCTCGACCTGCGGCAGTACCGCACCGAGCAGAACCTGACCGGCGGCTCGATCCTCGGCGCGACGCAGAAGCAGTGGGTCAAGGACCGGGTCGCCCAGCGCAGCGGCGGCTGGCACTGCTGGGTCAACTCGATCTTCCTGAGCCAGCAGCGCAACCCCGACGGCGGCTTCATGTTCACCGACCAGTGGGACGGCTTCCGCGCCGAGCGCACCGAGCTGCTGACGTACGCGCAGCAGCAGGGCATCGCCGACTTCGTGACCATCACCGGCGACTGGCACAGCGCCTTCGTCCAGGACGTGCGGCCCGACTTCGACAACCTGTCCGCCCCGGTCATCGGCACCGAGTTCGTGGCCCACTCGACCACCTCGGGCGCGTACTCGGCGAGCTGGAACGCCACCAACGGCCCGCGGCTCGGCCAGGTCAACCCGCACCTGCAGTACTTCGAGGGCAACCGCTACGGCTACGACCTGTACGAGGTCACCCCGCAGCGGTGGACGACCCGGCTGCGCGTGGTCAGCGACCGCGCCAACCCGAACGCCACGGTCAGCACCCTGACCAGCTGGCACGTCGACCGCGGCCGGGCCGGGGCATACGAGGACCCGGCGACGAAGGGCTCGGCGGCCCAGTATCGGCGCAACCCGTGA
- a CDS encoding glycosyltransferase family 4 protein, with protein MRVAIITESFSPDVNGVANSVARVADHLLARGHQPLVISPKPSPRASRAITDKPYPVVRLGSLPMPGYGNVRLAWPTRRIREALAEHRADVVHLASPFVLGAWGAKAAAELGVPVVAIYQTDVPGYARAYKVATGEALAWRWIRHVHGRAAATLAPSSTTAAELVAHGVPNVGRWGRGVDTELFHPSRRDETLRAELAPGGELIVGYVGRLAREKRVDLLAQTAARPGVRVVVVGDGPTREAVRRAVPQADFLGTRRGTDLARLYASLDVFVHTGPHETFCQTVQEAQASGVPVVAPAIGGPLDLVHHGMDGLLVTPDDGAAFAAAVDTLADPAVRRAYGQAARAAVATRTWSALGDELIGHYAAAAAAVRAPGRLPAPVAVPVRVP; from the coding sequence ATGCGCGTGGCGATCATCACCGAGTCGTTCTCCCCGGACGTCAACGGCGTCGCGAACTCCGTCGCGCGCGTCGCAGACCATCTGCTGGCGCGCGGTCACCAGCCACTGGTCATCTCGCCCAAACCGTCGCCGCGGGCGAGCCGGGCCATCACCGACAAGCCCTACCCCGTGGTCCGGCTGGGCTCGCTGCCGATGCCCGGCTACGGCAACGTGCGGCTGGCCTGGCCGACCCGCCGCATCCGGGAGGCGCTCGCGGAGCACCGGGCGGACGTGGTGCACCTGGCCAGCCCGTTCGTGCTCGGCGCGTGGGGCGCGAAGGCCGCCGCCGAGCTCGGCGTCCCCGTCGTCGCGATCTACCAGACCGACGTGCCCGGCTACGCCCGCGCCTACAAGGTGGCCACCGGTGAGGCGCTGGCCTGGCGGTGGATCCGCCACGTGCACGGCCGCGCCGCGGCGACCCTGGCCCCGTCGTCGACGACCGCCGCGGAACTCGTCGCGCACGGCGTGCCCAACGTCGGCCGGTGGGGCCGCGGCGTCGACACCGAGCTGTTCCACCCGTCGCGCCGCGACGAGACGCTGCGCGCCGAACTCGCCCCCGGCGGCGAGCTGATCGTCGGCTACGTCGGCCGGCTGGCCCGGGAGAAGCGGGTGGACCTGCTCGCGCAGACCGCCGCGCGGCCCGGCGTGCGCGTGGTCGTGGTCGGCGACGGCCCGACCCGCGAGGCGGTGCGCCGTGCCGTGCCGCAGGCCGACTTCCTGGGCACCCGGCGCGGCACCGACCTGGCCCGGCTGTACGCCAGCCTCGACGTGTTCGTCCACACCGGACCGCACGAGACGTTCTGCCAGACCGTGCAGGAGGCCCAGGCCAGCGGCGTGCCGGTGGTCGCCCCGGCGATCGGCGGCCCGCTCGACCTGGTCCACCACGGCATGGACGGCCTGCTGGTGACCCCGGACGACGGCGCCGCGTTCGCGGCCGCGGTCGACACGCTCGCCGACCCCGCGGTGCGCCGCGCCTACGGGCAGGCGGCCCGCGCGGCCGTGGCCACCCGGACCTGGTCGGCCCTGGGCGACGAGCTGATCGGCCACTACGCCGCCGCGGCCGCCGCGGTGCGTGCCCCCGGCCGCCTGCCCGCGCCCGTCGCCGTGCCGGTGCGCGTCCCGTGA
- a CDS encoding glycosyltransferase: MTGLRIVRLANFVTPSSGGLRTALRELGRGYAAAGHEPVLVVPGPGHTDEQTEQGRVITLPGPVAPGLGGGYRLLVRRRPLADLLAELAPDRIEVSDRTTLRWTGAWARRHGVPSVMVSHESVDGLLGVVKLPAGVRARIAAGLNRASAVAYDRIVCTTAWAAGEFTGVGAHNVTQVPLGVDLDLFHPDRRDPLVRGAHVPGGELLLVSCVRLSPEKRPERALTTLRTLLDRGVAARLVIAGDGPLRTRLQAAATGLPVAFTGWISDRQELAALLASADLVLAPGPMETFGLAALEALACGTPAVVSASSALPAVVGDAGVAVAGEDFADGVLRLLDRDERRRRDAARARAEHFGWDAAVRGFLDVHTALDPAAVPGTR, translated from the coding sequence GTGACCGGGCTGCGCATCGTCCGGCTGGCCAACTTCGTCACGCCCAGCTCCGGCGGCCTGCGCACCGCGCTGCGTGAGCTGGGCCGGGGGTACGCCGCGGCCGGGCACGAGCCGGTGCTGGTCGTCCCCGGCCCCGGGCACACCGACGAGCAGACCGAGCAGGGTCGCGTGATCACGCTGCCCGGCCCGGTCGCGCCGGGACTGGGCGGCGGTTACCGGCTGCTGGTGCGCCGCAGGCCGCTGGCCGACCTGCTGGCGGAGCTGGCGCCGGACCGGATCGAGGTGTCCGACCGCACCACGCTGCGCTGGACCGGCGCCTGGGCCCGCCGCCACGGCGTGCCGTCGGTGATGGTGTCGCACGAGAGCGTCGACGGCCTGCTCGGTGTCGTGAAACTGCCCGCCGGGGTGCGCGCCCGCATCGCCGCCGGGCTCAACCGCGCCAGCGCCGTCGCGTACGACCGGATCGTCTGCACGACCGCCTGGGCCGCCGGGGAGTTCACCGGCGTCGGGGCGCACAACGTCACGCAGGTGCCGCTCGGCGTCGACCTCGACCTGTTCCACCCCGACCGCCGCGACCCGCTCGTGCGCGGCGCGCACGTGCCCGGCGGTGAGCTGCTGCTCGTCAGCTGCGTACGGCTGTCCCCGGAGAAGCGGCCCGAACGTGCCCTGACCACGCTGCGCACCCTGCTCGACCGCGGGGTGGCCGCCCGGCTCGTGATCGCGGGCGACGGGCCGCTGCGGACCCGGCTGCAGGCCGCCGCTACGGGGCTGCCCGTCGCGTTCACCGGCTGGATCAGCGACCGCCAGGAGCTGGCGGCCCTGCTGGCCAGCGCCGATCTGGTGCTGGCCCCGGGTCCGATGGAGACGTTCGGACTCGCCGCACTGGAGGCTCTGGCCTGCGGCACCCCCGCCGTGGTGAGCGCGTCCAGTGCCCTGCCCGCCGTGGTCGGCGACGCGGGCGTCGCGGTCGCGGGCGAGGACTTCGCCGACGGGGTGCTGCGGCTGCTCGACCGCGACGAACGCCGCCGCCGCGACGCGGCCCGCGCCCGTGCCGAACACTTCGGCTGGGACGCCGCCGTACGCGGCTTCCTCGACGTGCACACCGCTCTCGACCCGGCCGCCGTCCCCGGCACCCGCTGA